One region of Bactrocera neohumeralis isolate Rockhampton chromosome 5, APGP_CSIRO_Bneo_wtdbg2-racon-allhic-juicebox.fasta_v2, whole genome shotgun sequence genomic DNA includes:
- the LOC126759477 gene encoding uncharacterized protein LOC126759477, with the protein MKSSLKLKHAGVILLALNCVLLCSAQGGNGGAGGWGGAAGSPGAPGAPGSSDFGYGYAGVDSRGHAYGGAGGNGGYYVGGLDDQGRRFSYSGGAGGMPGMPGMPGGYPGAPGAPLGPVGPGNYPGYYDQRYRSSANAKFAQTHCLLLLISFAVLSRFL; encoded by the exons ATGAAGTCAAGTTTAAAGCTCAAACACGCAGGCGTGATTTTGCTGGCATTGAATTGCGTCTTACTTTGCTCAG CGCAAGGTGGCAATGGCGGCGCCGGCGGCTGGGGTGGCGCGGCAGGCTCGCCTGGGGCACCGGGTGCACCGGGCAGTAGTGATTTTGGCTACGGCTATGCTGGCGTAGACAGTCGTGGTCATGCGTATGGGGGCGCTGGTGGCAATGGCGGCTATTATGTTGGCGGCCTGGACGACCAAGGCAGACGCTTTTCATACAGTGGCGGCGCGGGTGGTATGCCGGGTATGCCAGGCATGCCGGGCGGCTACCCGGGTGCGCCTGGTGCACCGTTAGGACCAGTTGGACCAGGCAACTACCCTGGCTACTATGATCAGCGCTACCGATCGTCAGCGAATGCTAAGTTTGCGCAGACGCACTGCTTGTTGCTGCTAATATCGTTCGCTGTGCTTTCGcgatttttgtga
- the LOC126759468 gene encoding uncharacterized protein LOC126759468 produces the protein MRRWRNTCLSAVAVGSTLLALVICCDAVNENQVESAKERQAINYESPALGPVGPPRDKRSPGGGGGGGGYDGQPGQPGYGSYGGAGGLGGGYRGGAGGYGGGAGQPGQPGYAGGAGYDGFGGSIGGGGGVGYNGYGGGAGQPGQPGFGGYGGAGGLGGGGYGGPGGRGGGYGDYGGAGGPGGGGYGGYGGLPGQPGQPGGNGGGGGGGGGGGGAGGAPGYPGSPGGYGK, from the exons ATGCGGCGTTGGAGAAACACGTGTTTGTCGGCGGTGGCGGTGGGGAGTACGCTGTTGGCGTTAGTCATTTGTTGTGATGCCGTGAATG AAAATCAAGTGGAAAGTGCAAAGGAGCGTCAAGCTATAAATTATGAATCGCCTGCACTAGGTCCAGTCGGACCGCCACGCGATAAGCGTTCGCCTGGCGGAGGTGGAGGTGGTGGTGGCTATGACGGTCAACCGGGTCAACCGGGTTATGGTAGTTATGGGGGTGCTGGTGGACTCGGTGGTGGATATCGTGGCGGCGCGGGTGGTTATGGTGGTGGTGCCGGCCAGCCTGGACAGCCCGGTTATGCTGGCGGAGCGGGTTATGATGGCTTTGGTGGTTCAATCGGTGGCGGTGGAGGTGTGGGTTATAATGGCTATGGCGGCGGAGCCGGGCAGCCCGGACAACCTGGTTTTGGCGGTTATGGTGGCGCTGGTGGACTGGGCGGTGGCGGCTATGGTGGCCCTGGTGGGCGAGGAGGTGGCTACGGTGACTACGGTGGAGCAGGAGGACCCGGCGGTGGGGGTTACGGAGGATACGGTGGTCTACCTGGTCAGCCCGGTCAACCTGGTGGAAATGGTGGAGGGGGCGGCGGAGGTGGAGGTGGAGGCGGAGCTGGCGGTGCTCCAGGTTATCCTGGTTCACCTGGCGGCTATggcaaatga